GCCCGCCACGCACGTGTGCTGCGCGTCCACCGGCGGGCGCATCCTCACCTTCGAAATCGGCGAACTCAAGATGATGGAGAAGGGCGGCCGGGGCCTGATGCTGATCGACCTGGACGCCAAGGACACCTTGGCCGGCGCGGTCGCCTACACGCGCAGCGTGAAGATCGAGGGCATCGGACGCGGCGGCAAGGAGCGCGACGAAACGCTGGAGATCCGCAGCCTGAACAACGCGCGCGCCGCGCGTGGCCGCAAGGGCAAGGCGGCGGACCTGGGCTTCAAGCCCAACCGCATCACGCGGGTGGAGTAGGGAGGGTATCTCGGTCACGCCGGGCTCATTCACACCTCCCAAGCCATGGCTCGGTCTCCCACGCTGAACGAACTGCGCCGCTACGCGATCGCGCGCAGCCTGTTCAAGCCGGTCACGTTGCCGGCCGCGATCCGCCGGCTCGGCTTCGTGCAGGCCGACCCGATGCGCGCGCCGGCCCGTGCGCAAGACCTCATCCTCTTGCAGCGCGTGAACGGCTACCGGGCCGGCGACCTGGAGCGCCGCTATGAGCGCCTGGGGATCGAAGAAGACATCTTCGTCAACTACGGTTTCGTGCCGCGCGGCATGCTGGCCTCGCTGCACCCGCGCACGCCGCGCCGACCCTGGGACGCGGCCACGGAGCAGCAGGCCCGCGAGGTATTGGCCTATGTGCAGGAGCGGGGCACGGTGCACCCGCGCGAGGTCGGCGAAGCCTTTGCGCACCATGGGCGCATCCCGGGGTACTGGGGCGGCGAGCTCAACGCCAGTACCCGCCTGCTGGAACGCATGCACCAGTATGGTTGGTTGCGCGTGCGCCGCCGAGAGGCGGGCACCCGCGTGTACGAAGCCATGGCGCACGCCGAACAGGACGAGAGTCCATCGGCGCGGCGCGCGCGCGCCGAGGCCCTGGTCGACGCCATCGTGGCGCTGTACGCGCCGATCCCCGCACCCAGCCTGGGTTACCTGGTCACCTTGCTGCGCTACGGTGCGGCCCACCTGTCCGGCGAAACCCGTGCGGTCGTGAAGGGCGCTCGCGAGCGCTATGGCCATGCGGTGGTCGACGGCACCACCTGGTTCTGGCCGGCGGATGAAAACCCGGCCTCGCGCCGCCACCAGCCGGGCGAGGGCGTGCGCCTGCTCGCCCCATTCGATCCCGTGGTGTGGGACCGGCGGCGGTTCGAAATGCTGTGGGGCTGGGCGTACCGCTTCGAGGCCTATGTGCCTGCCGCCAAGCGCACCATGGGGCACTATGCCTTGCCGGTGCTGTGGGGCGAAGCGATGGTGGGCTGGGCCAACCTGCGGCTGGAGCGCGGGCAGTTGCGCCACGAACTGGGGTTCGTGGCATCGCGCCCGCGCGATGTTGGTTTTCGCCGCGCGCTGGACGAGGAGTTGGCGCGCTTTGAGATTTTCTTGTCCCGAGAGGCCGCCGCCTGAGCGCAGGTGGTCGGCGCCGGGTGCAGATGTTGTGAACGAAGTGAAGCAGGTGACGTGAAGATGGGCAGCAGCAACGAGTGGGTAGGCATGGTGATCGCGGCGGCGGTGGCCGTCCTGGCGTTTGGCATTTCGCGCTATGTGGTGCGCCGCATCACCCAGCGGCGCGCTGACAAGGCACAAGCCCAGGCGAAGTCCCTGGAAAGCCGGCAGGTGCGCCGTGCCAGGGAGCGCCAGGGGAAGTAGGCGCCGGGCGGCGCCCTCTTCACGGGGCCAACACCCTCAGGCCTTATTCGAGTTCTGCGATCAACTCGATTTCGACGCACGCGCCCATGGGCAGTTGCGCCACACCGAACGCGCTGCGTGCGTGTGCGCCAACCACCGAACCAAAGACTTCGCCGATGAGTTCGCTGCAGCCATTGGTGACCAAGTGCTGTTCGGTGTAGGTGGCGGTCGAGTTGACCAGGCTGAGCACCTTCACGATGCGTTTGACGCTGTCGAGGTCTTTTCCTGCAGCCTGGCAGGCGGCGTTCAGGGTGCCGAGCAGGTCGATGGCCACGGCACGTGCGGCGGGCTTGGCTTCGTCGGTGGTCATGGTCAGGCCGAGTTGGCCGACCCAGGGCTTGCCGTCTTTGCGCGCGATGTGCCCGCTCAGAAAGATCAGGTTGCCGGTCTGCACGAAGGGCACGTAGGCCGCCGCGGGAACGGAGACGGGGGGCAGGGCAATGCCGAGTTCGCTCAGCTTGGTATACACGCTCATGGAAGGCTCCTGAAGAATGAGCGGGTCATTCTATCGATGGGGTGCCCTCGGTCCCCCCGATCGCGTGGAACTCCTGCGGCGGCGCCACCGTCACTGCCACGGCCAGCGTGTGCCGCGCGCCGCTCTGGATCACGCCGCGCATCGGTGAGACATCGGAGAAGTCGCGGCCCGTGGCGAGGCTTACGTAGTCCTCGCCCGGGCTGCCCCAGCCGCAGCGGTTGTTGGTCGGGTCGAAGTCGAACCACGCGCCGCTGGAGCCGCCTTGGGTGGCATCGTCGGGCAATGGCACATACACCGATACCCACGCATGTGATGCGTCGGCGCCGATCAGGCGCGGCTTGCCCGGTGGTGGGCGAGTCAACAAGTAGCCGCTCACGTAGCGCGCAGGCAGGCCAAGCGAACGCAGGCAGCCCAGCATGATGTGGGCGAAGTCCTGGCACACGCCTTTGCCCTGCGCGAGCGCGTCGAGCGCGGGCGTGTTCACCTCGGTGCTGTCGCTCTCGTAGGTGAGCTCGGTGTGGATGCGCTCCATCAGCGCGCGCGCAGCTTCCAGCATGGGCCGCCCGGCTTTGAACGCGGGACGCGCGAAGGCCGCGAAGGCGTCGTCGCGTGGCACATAGGGTGAGGCGAAGAGGAACTCGCTGGCCGGATCGAACGGCGCCTGGGCGCGGTAGCGGAAATGCTCGCGCACGCGTTCCCAGGTCTGGCCGCGCCACGGCGGGCTCTCGGGCAGGGGCCTGGGAGCTTGCGTGTCGACCAGGCTGTCGGCTTCCACCGTCAGCATGTTGTGGCTGGACTGCAGCGAGAAAAAAGTGCGTTCGTTGCCGAAGACGTCGGTGGTCTCGCTGCGCGCGGCGGGTTCGGGGTCGATGCGCAGTTCGTGCGCCAACACGCGCTGCGAGGGCGTGTTCGCCGGTTGCAGGTGCACCATGTGTTGCGCCATGTCGATGTTGCCGTGGTAGCGGTAGCGGGTGCGGTGCAGGATGCGCAGGTGCATGGTCAGGCCCCGAGGCTCTGGTTGCTCTGGTCGGCGTGGCTGAAATGCAGGCGCGAGAGCTCGTCGGACACGGTTCTCGCGGCCACTTCGCAAGCGTCGAGCAGTTGGGCCAGGTCGCTCCAGCGGCGTTGTCCATCGGGGTCGCACTGCCAGTTGCTCAGGTCGGCCAGCCTCCAGGTGGAAGGGTCGGGCAGGTGGCGCACCAGCAGCGCGTCTTGTGGGGCGGCGCTTTGCGACAGCCGCTTCAGGCGCGAGCGCAGTGTGTCGACCACCCAGGTGAGCGAGCGCGGGTTGTCGCGGTCCAGCACCAGCAGTTCGATCAGGGCCACCATGTCGCGCCGCTGCTGATACTGCGCGTGGAAGGTGATGGTGCTGTCGAACAGCGCGACCACCGCTTCGAAACCCGCCGCGTCGTGCACGCAGCCGTCTTCGAGCGCCAGCGCGAGCGCGCGCGACAGGGTGGTGAGGCGCTCGATGTGGCGGCCCATGGAGAGCAGGCGCCAGCCGTCGTCGCGCACCATGCGGTCGGTCTGCGAGCCGGTGATGGCCGCGAGCTGTTCGCTGGCGTGCTGCAATGCCACGATGGCCTCGGCGGTGGCGTATTCGGCGTCGGTCGAGAGCGCCGCGCAGTCGCGCGCGAAGCGTGCCTCGGTGCGCTCGATCAAGCTCCAGTGCTCCTGCGACAGGCGCGCGCGCACCTGGGCCGCGGCCGATTTGAGCGCGCGCAGGTTAAAGCCCACGCTGAAGGATTGCGCGGCCATCGGGTCGCCCTGCGCGGGCGAAAGCGCGGCGATGAGGCTGCGGGCGAACACGCGGGCCGATTGCGTGGCGTCGGGCACGCGCGGCAGCACGAGCGAGTTCTCGCGCGCGGTGTGCGTGAGCCATTCCAGCAGTGCGCGGGACGCGGGCTCTTCGCCGCCCAGGTGGCTGAGCGCGATGTGGGCCAGGCGCACGCTGTTCTCGGCGCGTTCGGTATAGCGGCCGAGCCAGAACAGGTTCTCGGCGGCGCGGCTGGTCACGGCCCTTTTCTGCGGCGCCTGCGCCGGCGTGCCCAGTCCGGAAATCAGCAGGCTGGTGTGGTCCACCGGGTCATCGGTCATGACCCAGCAGTCGGCGCTGCTGCCACCGCGCTGCATGGCGGCGATGAGTTGCCCCCGCGGCGCCAGACGCACCAGACCACCGGGCAGCACGCGCCAGGACTGGGGCCCGTCGGCCATGGCGAACACGCGCAGCATGGCCGAACGCGGCAGCAGCCGTTCGTTGGACCAGGTGGGCGTCTGGGACAAGGGCAACCACGATTGCACGGTGTGCTCGTCGGGGTGGCGCAGCATGCGGCCAGCCCATTCGTCGAGCGCGCGCGGGCTCAGGGCCTGGCCCATGACCGCGTCCATCTCCGTGCTCGGGTAGGTGGACTTGATCACGCTTTCCTTGAGCAGCGGCAGCACCTCGCGCAGCGCCGCGTCCTCGCCGCACCACCAGGTGGCGAGGGACGGCAGGCTCAGTTCCTCGCCCAGCAAGTGGCGGCTGATGGCAGGCAGGAAGCCCAGCAGCGCGTTCGATTCCAGCGGCGCGGAGCCGGGCGCGTTGAGCAGCAGCAGGTTGCCCGCGCGCAGTGCCTGCAAGAGGCCGGGCACGCCCAGGCGCGAGTCCGAGCGCAGTTCCAGCGGGTCGAGCCATTCGTCATCGAGCCGCTTGATCAGCGCGTGCACCGGCTCCAGACCGTGCAGCGTCTTGAGGAACAGGCGTTGGTCGCGCACGGTGAGGTCGTTGCCTTCCACCAGGGTGAGGCCGAGGTAGCGCGCCAGGTAGGCGTGTTCGAAATAGGTTTCGTTGTAGGGCCCGGGCGTGAGCAGTGCGATGCGCGTGTGCTCGCCCGCGGGCGACATGCGCTTGATGCCGTCCATGAGCGCCTGGTAGCTGGCCGAGAGGCGCTGGACCCGCATGCCCGAGAAGGCCTTGGGGAACTGGCGCGAGATCGCGATGCGGTTTTCCAGCAGGTAGCCCAGGCCCGACGGTGTCTGCGTGCGCTGGCCCACCACCCACCAGCGGCCGTCGGGGCCGCGGGCGAGGTCGAAGCCCACGATGTGCAGCCAGGTGTCTCCCATGGGGCGCGTGCCCTGCATGGAGCGCAGGTAGCCCGGGTGGCCTTGCACCAGGGCGGGCGGCAGCAGCGACTGCTTGAGCAACCGGCGTTCGCCGTAGAGGTCGGCCATCACCGCATTGAGCAGGCGTGTGCGCTGTAGCACACCGCTTTCGATTTGTGCCCAGTCCTGCTGGCCGACGATCATGGGGAACAGGTCCAGGGCCCAGGGGCGTTGCAAGCCTTTGGAGGCGTCGGCATAGACGTTGTAGGTCACGCCGTTGTCGCGGATCTGGCGTTGCAGGTTCTCGGCGCGCCGGTTCAGGTCGGCGAAGCCGTCGTTGCCGATGTGTTCGAAGAAGCTGGCCCAGTGCGGTGCGAGCGCCGGGGATGCGGCTGTGCCGCCCGCGCGCAGTTCGTCGAAGTGGCCCGCGTCGGCGGGCACGGAGAGCGACAGTGCCCATTCCCCCGGGGTGCCGGGGCGCAAGGTGTCAAAAAGGGAGTCGTGGGAATCCGGCGTCACGCGTCGAAGTATGCCCGCTGGAACGGGAACGGAGCTCCCCTCTGCACCGAGTCCGTCTCACTCCTGTCCGCATCGCCTTTGCGGGTCATGTTCGCAGGTCCAGGGTGAAAGGGAATTCGCGGCTGTGGCGTGCGGGCGCGACGTCCATGCGCCCGGGCGTGTGCCCCATCTGGAAGAAGCGCGAGAGCCGGCGGCTCTCGGCCTCGTAGGCGTTGATGGGAAATGTGTCGTAGTTGCGCCCGCCCGGGTGGGCCACGTGGTATTGGCAGCCGCCCAGGGAGCGCTGGAGCCAGGTGTCGACGATGTCGAAGGTCAGCGGCGCGTGAGCGGGAATGGAGGGGTGCAGGGCCGATGGCGGGCTCCAGGCCTTGTAGCGCACGCCGGCCACGTATTCGCCCACGGTGCCGGTGCTCTGCAGCGGCAGGGCGCGGCTGTTGCAGGTGATCACATGGCGGCTGTCGTTGAAGCCGCTCACACGCACCTCCACGCGTTCCAGGGACGAGTCCACGTACCGCACGGTCCCGCCGACCATGCCTTCCTCGCCCATGACGTGCCAGGGTTCCAGCGCGTTGCGGATGGTCAGCTCGATGCCGCGCGCCGCGACCTGGCCCACCAGCGGGAAGCGGAATTCGAAGTGCGGTTCGAACCAGGCCATGTCGAAGGCGTAGCCGGCGTCGGCCATGTCGGTGAGAACGTCCTCGAAGTCCATGCGCACGAAGCTGGGCAGCAGGAAGCGGTCGTGCAGTTCGGTGCCCCAGCGTGTGAGCCTGCCGTGCCACGGCTGTTGCCAGAAGCGCGCGATCATGGCGCGCAGCAGGAGCTGCTGCGCGATGCTCATGCGCGCGTGGGGTGGCATTTCGAAAGCGCGCAGCTCCAGCAGGCCCAGACGGCCGGTGGGACCATCGGGCGAGTAGAGCTTGTCGATGCAGAACTCGCTGCGGTGGGTGTTGCC
The sequence above is a segment of the Hydrogenophaga sp. BPS33 genome. Coding sequences within it:
- a CDS encoding DNA glycosylase AlkZ-like family protein, yielding MARSPTLNELRRYAIARSLFKPVTLPAAIRRLGFVQADPMRAPARAQDLILLQRVNGYRAGDLERRYERLGIEEDIFVNYGFVPRGMLASLHPRTPRRPWDAATEQQAREVLAYVQERGTVHPREVGEAFAHHGRIPGYWGGELNASTRLLERMHQYGWLRVRRREAGTRVYEAMAHAEQDESPSARRARAEALVDAIVALYAPIPAPSLGYLVTLLRYGAAHLSGETRAVVKGARERYGHAVVDGTTWFWPADENPASRRHQPGEGVRLLAPFDPVVWDRRRFEMLWGWAYRFEAYVPAAKRTMGHYALPVLWGEAMVGWANLRLERGQLRHELGFVASRPRDVGFRRALDEELARFEIFLSREAAA
- a CDS encoding circularly permuted type 2 ATP-grasp protein; translated protein: MTPDSHDSLFDTLRPGTPGEWALSLSVPADAGHFDELRAGGTAASPALAPHWASFFEHIGNDGFADLNRRAENLQRQIRDNGVTYNVYADASKGLQRPWALDLFPMIVGQQDWAQIESGVLQRTRLLNAVMADLYGERRLLKQSLLPPALVQGHPGYLRSMQGTRPMGDTWLHIVGFDLARGPDGRWWVVGQRTQTPSGLGYLLENRIAISRQFPKAFSGMRVQRLSASYQALMDGIKRMSPAGEHTRIALLTPGPYNETYFEHAYLARYLGLTLVEGNDLTVRDQRLFLKTLHGLEPVHALIKRLDDEWLDPLELRSDSRLGVPGLLQALRAGNLLLLNAPGSAPLESNALLGFLPAISRHLLGEELSLPSLATWWCGEDAALREVLPLLKESVIKSTYPSTEMDAVMGQALSPRALDEWAGRMLRHPDEHTVQSWLPLSQTPTWSNERLLPRSAMLRVFAMADGPQSWRVLPGGLVRLAPRGQLIAAMQRGGSSADCWVMTDDPVDHTSLLISGLGTPAQAPQKRAVTSRAAENLFWLGRYTERAENSVRLAHIALSHLGGEEPASRALLEWLTHTARENSLVLPRVPDATQSARVFARSLIAALSPAQGDPMAAQSFSVGFNLRALKSAAAQVRARLSQEHWSLIERTEARFARDCAALSTDAEYATAEAIVALQHASEQLAAITGSQTDRMVRDDGWRLLSMGRHIERLTTLSRALALALEDGCVHDAAGFEAVVALFDSTITFHAQYQQRRDMVALIELLVLDRDNPRSLTWVVDTLRSRLKRLSQSAAPQDALLVRHLPDPSTWRLADLSNWQCDPDGQRRWSDLAQLLDACEVAARTVSDELSRLHFSHADQSNQSLGA
- a CDS encoding RidA family protein yields the protein MSVYTKLSELGIALPPVSVPAAAYVPFVQTGNLIFLSGHIARKDGKPWVGQLGLTMTTDEAKPAARAVAIDLLGTLNAACQAAGKDLDSVKRIVKVLSLVNSTATYTEQHLVTNGCSELIGEVFGSVVGAHARSAFGVAQLPMGACVEIELIAELE
- a CDS encoding transglutaminase family protein, producing the protein MHLRILHRTRYRYHGNIDMAQHMVHLQPANTPSQRVLAHELRIDPEPAARSETTDVFGNERTFFSLQSSHNMLTVEADSLVDTQAPRPLPESPPWRGQTWERVREHFRYRAQAPFDPASEFLFASPYVPRDDAFAAFARPAFKAGRPMLEAARALMERIHTELTYESDSTEVNTPALDALAQGKGVCQDFAHIMLGCLRSLGLPARYVSGYLLTRPPPGKPRLIGADASHAWVSVYVPLPDDATQGGSSGAWFDFDPTNNRCGWGSPGEDYVSLATGRDFSDVSPMRGVIQSGARHTLAVAVTVAPPQEFHAIGGTEGTPSIE